A genomic window from Helicobacter pylori includes:
- a CDS encoding FolB domain-containing protein, with protein MKIKQAVHIHHLVFETILGILEFERLKPQKISVDLDLFYTKLPNKVYLDYVEIQKIIQNTMQEKQYFLIEDALKDLSRILKTRYNEITELFLKINKLEVSKNSQVGASVRISYENNP; from the coding sequence ATGAAAATCAAGCAAGCCGTTCACATCCATCATTTGGTGTTTGAAACGATTTTGGGGATTTTGGAGTTTGAACGCCTAAAACCTCAAAAAATAAGCGTGGATTTGGATCTTTTCTACACAAAATTACCCAACAAGGTCTATTTAGATTATGTGGAAATCCAAAAAATCATTCAAAACACGATGCAAGAAAAACAATACTTCCTCATTGAAGACGCCCTTAAAGATTTGAGCCGCATCTTAAAAACACGCTATAATGAGATCACTGAGCTTTTTTTAAAGATCAATAAGTTAGAGGTTTCTAAAAATTCTCAAGTGGGGGCGAGCGTGAGAATTAGCTATGAAAATAATCCTTAA
- the selA gene encoding L-seryl-tRNA(Sec) selenium transferase has translation MANIATKEMPEITPDLLKNPYQKIINASASVFDENHGRSFFSPKFYERIEPHLKEILTHPIDLECDLNTAKKKNRLTPLKKLFKACFDAEEILIVNNNTSALFLTANALALQQEIIVSYGELVGIGGNFKIKDILLSSGARLHLVGNTNRAYLRDYRLALNEESKMLLKIHNPLFKKDTPFKDLQALAKEHGLIDYYNLGDVDLSNKTALEEILALKPSLLSFSADKLFNGVQAGIIMGQKELIENLKNHPLYRALRADKITLTLLFHSLKAWVSHKEEVKIYELLRQTKDELLQKALKLYALLKPLTLNVSIASSFSKIGNLTDKELESFCVKIQPKNTQNLDCEKLYLKLFQKGVISRISCAFVCLEVFSLNGEDLEKIALVLKEILNKA, from the coding sequence ATGGCTAACATCGCAACTAAAGAAATGCCCGAAATAACTCCCGATCTTTTGAAAAACCCTTACCAAAAAATCATCAATGCGAGCGCGAGCGTTTTTGATGAAAACCATGGGCGATCGTTTTTTAGCCCCAAATTTTATGAAAGGATTGAACCTCATTTAAAAGAAATCTTAACCCACCCCATTGATTTAGAATGCGATCTCAACACCGCTAAAAAAAAGAACCGCTTAACCCCCTTAAAAAAGCTTTTTAAAGCGTGTTTTGACGCTGAAGAAATTTTGATTGTCAATAACAACACTAGCGCTTTATTCCTCACCGCTAACGCTTTAGCCTTGCAACAAGAAATCATTGTTTCTTATGGCGAATTAGTGGGCATAGGGGGGAATTTTAAGATTAAAGACATTTTGTTAAGCAGCGGGGCTAGGTTGCATTTAGTGGGGAATACCAACCGCGCTTATTTAAGGGATTACCGCTTAGCCTTGAATGAAGAGAGTAAAATGCTGCTTAAAATCCATAACCCCCTTTTTAAAAAAGACACGCCTTTTAAAGATTTGCAAGCCCTAGCTAAAGAGCATGGTTTGATAGATTATTACAATTTAGGGGATGTGGATCTATCCAATAAAACGGCTTTGGAAGAAATTTTAGCCCTAAAACCATCGCTTTTAAGCTTTAGTGCAGATAAACTTTTTAATGGCGTTCAAGCCGGCATTATTATGGGGCAAAAAGAATTAATTGAAAACCTAAAAAACCACCCCCTTTATAGAGCTTTGAGAGCGGATAAAATCACGCTCACTCTGCTTTTTCATAGCCTAAAAGCATGGGTAAGCCATAAAGAAGAGGTTAAAATTTATGAATTACTCCGCCAAACTAAAGACGAATTGTTGCAAAAAGCCTTGAAACTCTACGCCCTTTTAAAGCCTTTAACATTAAATGTGAGCATAGCCTCTAGCTTTTCTAAAATAGGGAATTTAACCGACAAAGAATTAGAATCCTTTTGCGTGAAAATCCAGCCCAAAAACACCCAGAATTTAGATTGTGAGAAACTTTATTTAAAGCTTTTTCAAAAAGGCGTTATTTCAAGAATCTCATGCGCATTTGTGTGTCTTGAAGTCTTTAGCTTGAATGGAGAAGATTTAGAAAAAATCGCTCTGGTTTTAAAAGAAATCCTTAACAAGGCTTAA
- the nusA gene encoding transcription termination factor NusA gives MEKISDLIECIAYEKNLPKEMISKVIQGCLLKMAQNELDPLACYSVVEENKQLQLIQLVEVLEDDDERLVNDPSKYISLSKAKEMDPSVKIKDELSYSLSLESMKQGAINRLFKDLQYQLEKALEDSHFEAFQKRLNSVLMGQVILVDHNQNTFIEIEQQFQGVLSMRHRIKGESFKIGDSIKAVLTQVKRTKKGLLLELSRTTPKMLEALLELEVPEIKDKEIEIIHCARIPGNRAKVSFFSNNARIDPIGAAVGVKGVRINAISNELNKENIDCIEYSNVPEIYITLALAPAKILSVEIKKIPIEELSAEEKESIQERFIVNDHLQKAKVRLLDTEKSKAIGKGGVNVCLASMLTGYHIEFETIPSVKENTENESEKETTKVGVEALESLFRN, from the coding sequence ATGGAAAAAATCAGCGACCTTATAGAATGCATTGCGTATGAAAAAAATTTGCCTAAAGAGATGATTTCAAAAGTGATTCAAGGCTGTTTGTTAAAAATGGCGCAAAACGAATTGGACCCCCTAGCGTGTTACTCGGTGGTTGAAGAAAACAAGCAGCTCCAGCTTATCCAGTTGGTAGAAGTTTTAGAAGATGATGATGAAAGGTTGGTTAACGACCCTTCTAAATACATCAGTCTGTCTAAAGCCAAAGAAATGGATCCAAGCGTTAAGATTAAAGACGAATTGTCCTATAGTTTGAGTTTGGAGAGCATGAAACAAGGAGCGATCAACCGCCTTTTTAAAGATTTGCAATACCAGCTAGAAAAGGCGTTAGAAGACAGCCATTTTGAAGCGTTCCAAAAGCGCCTTAACAGCGTTTTAATGGGGCAAGTGATTTTAGTGGATCACAATCAAAACACTTTTATTGAAATCGAGCAGCAATTCCAGGGCGTTCTTTCCATGCGCCATCGCATTAAGGGCGAGAGTTTTAAAATAGGCGATAGCATCAAGGCGGTTTTAACGCAAGTCAAACGCACGAAAAAGGGCCTACTATTAGAGCTGAGCCGCACCACCCCTAAAATGCTTGAAGCTTTGTTGGAATTGGAAGTCCCTGAGATTAAAGATAAAGAAATTGAAATCATCCATTGCGCGCGCATCCCAGGTAACAGAGCGAAAGTGAGCTTTTTTTCTAATAACGCTAGGATTGATCCTATAGGCGCGGCTGTGGGGGTTAAGGGCGTGCGCATTAATGCGATAAGTAATGAATTGAATAAAGAAAACATTGATTGCATAGAATATTCTAATGTTCCTGAAATTTATATCACTTTAGCGCTCGCTCCAGCTAAAATTTTAAGCGTTGAGATTAAAAAAATCCCCATAGAAGAATTGAGTGCTGAAGAAAAAGAATCCATTCAAGAGCGTTTTATTGTCAATGACCATTTGCAAAAGGCTAAAGTGCGTTTGTTAGACACCGAAAAATCTAAGGCCATCGGTAAGGGCGGGGTGAATGTGTGCCTAGCGTCCATGCTTACAGGCTATCACATAGAGTTTGAAACCATTCCTAGCGTCAAAGAAAATACAGAAAATGAAAGCGAAAAAGAAACGACAAAAGTAGGGGTAGAAGCTTTAGAGTCTTTGTTTAGAAATTAA
- the ccoG gene encoding cytochrome c oxidase accessory protein CcoG, translating into MLESSSHFLKSFRLKRYIGFVLISLALLITPFIRIDGAHLFLISFEHKQLHFLGKIFSAEELQILPFMVILLFIGIFFITTSLGRVWCGWACPQTFLRVLYRDVIETKIFKLHKKISNKQESPKNTPSYKIRKVLSVLLFAPVVAGLMMLFFFYFIAPEDFFSYLKNPSEHPVAMGFWLFSAAVVLFDIVVVAERFCIYLCPYARVQSVLYDNDTLNPIYDEKRGGALYDNQGNLYPLSPKKRSAENECVNCLHCVQVCPTHIDIRKGLQLECINCLECVDACTITMSKYNRPSLIQWSSTNATNTRQKVRLVRLKTIAYMGVIAIVIALLVITSFKKERMLLDINRNSDLYETRLQGYVDNDYVFLFHNTDNKDHEFYFKILGQKDIHIKKPLTPIMVKAGQKIKAVVILRKPLKNNATEYKRAKDTLTPITIQAYSTDDKNIMVERESVFIAPSED; encoded by the coding sequence ATGCTTGAATCTTCTAGCCATTTTTTAAAATCGTTTCGCTTGAAGCGTTACATAGGGTTTGTATTGATTTCTTTAGCGCTATTAATCACGCCCTTTATCCGTATTGATGGGGCACATTTGTTTTTGATTTCTTTTGAGCATAAACAATTGCATTTTTTAGGCAAGATCTTTAGTGCTGAAGAATTGCAAATTTTGCCTTTTATGGTTATTTTGCTTTTTATAGGGATTTTTTTTATCACCACTAGCCTTGGGCGTGTGTGGTGCGGGTGGGCTTGCCCGCAAACCTTTTTAAGGGTGCTTTATAGAGATGTGATTGAAACCAAGATTTTCAAACTCCATAAAAAGATCAGCAACAAGCAAGAAAGCCCTAAAAACACCCCAAGCTATAAGATCCGTAAGGTATTGAGCGTTTTGTTATTCGCTCCTGTTGTGGCGGGGCTTATGATGTTGTTTTTCTTTTATTTCATCGCCCCAGAAGATTTTTTTTCCTATCTTAAAAACCCTAGCGAGCACCCTGTCGCTATGGGTTTTTGGCTTTTTAGCGCGGCTGTGGTGTTGTTTGATATAGTGGTGGTTGCGGAGCGTTTTTGCATCTATTTATGCCCTTATGCTAGGGTGCAATCGGTGTTGTATGACAATGATACCTTAAACCCCATTTACGATGAAAAGCGTGGCGGAGCGCTTTATGATAATCAAGGCAACCTTTACCCTCTATCCCCTAAAAAGCGCAGCGCGGAAAATGAATGCGTGAATTGTTTGCATTGCGTGCAGGTTTGCCCCACGCATATTGATATTAGAAAGGGCTTGCAATTAGAATGCATCAATTGTTTGGAATGCGTGGATGCATGCACCATCACCATGTCTAAATACAACCGCCCTTCACTCATCCAATGGTCTTCAACCAACGCCACAAACACGCGCCAAAAAGTGCGGTTAGTGCGTTTGAAAACGATCGCTTACATGGGGGTTATCGCTATCGTTATCGCGCTTTTAGTCATCACTTCGTTTAAAAAAGAACGCATGCTTTTAGACATTAACCGCAACAGCGATTTGTATGAAACGCGCCTGCAAGGGTATGTGGATAACGATTATGTGTTTTTATTCCACAACACGGACAATAAGGATCATGAGTTTTATTTCAAAATTTTAGGGCAAAAGGACATCCACATCAAAAAACCTTTAACCCCCATTATGGTTAAAGCCGGGCAAAAGATCAAAGCGGTAGTGATTTTAAGAAAACCTTTAAAGAATAACGCCACAGAATACAAACGCGCTAAAGACACTTTAACCCCCATTACAATACAAGCTTACAGCACAGATGATAAGAATATTATGGTAGAAAGAGAATCGGTATTTATCGCACCTAGTGAAGATTGA
- a CDS encoding Panacea domain-containing protein, whose product MVNTLELAKYILKHSNKELSNLELQKTLYFTELDYIKKFDKHLVSDDFEAWKYGPVAREVYYEYRNYGANSIDKPKEETLSQNLRKDELETINHSIEKCNKKSYWDLVKESHKEDGAWHKSFKENRKEIINKDWIKQEAKQIDGN is encoded by the coding sequence GTGGTCAATACTTTGGAACTAGCAAAATATATTCTTAAGCATTCAAACAAAGAATTAAGCAACTTAGAATTGCAAAAAACTTTGTATTTTACAGAGCTTGATTATATTAAAAAGTTTGACAAACACCTAGTTTCTGATGATTTTGAAGCTTGGAAATACGGGCCTGTTGCAAGAGAAGTGTATTATGAATACCGCAATTATGGTGCTAATTCTATTGATAAGCCTAAAGAAGAAACGCTCTCGCAAAATCTTAGAAAAGATGAACTTGAAACCATCAACCACTCTATTGAAAAATGCAATAAAAAGTCCTATTGGGATTTAGTGAAAGAGAGTCATAAAGAAGATGGTGCATGGCATAAAAGCTTCAAAGAAAATAGAAAAGAAATCATTAACAAAGATTGGATCAAACAAGAAGCCAAACAGATAGATGGAAACTAA
- the plsY gene encoding glycerol-3-phosphate 1-O-acyltransferase PlsY, with amino-acid sequence MDGVLNFLTNINIIFTLLGYLIGGIPFGYALMKIFYGMDITKIGSGGIGATNVLRALQSRGVSNAKQMALLVLILDLFKGMFAVFLSKLFGLEYSLQWMVAIASILGHCYSPFLNFNGGKGVSTIMGSVVLLIPIESLIGLMVWFFVGKVLKISSLASILGVGTATILIFFVPYMHIPDSVNILKEVGTQTPMVLIFIFTLIKHAGNIFNLLAGKEKKVL; translated from the coding sequence ATGGATGGCGTTTTAAACTTCCTAACCAATATCAATATTATTTTCACCCTTTTGGGCTATCTTATTGGGGGGATTCCTTTTGGCTATGCGTTAATGAAAATCTTTTACGGCATGGATATTACTAAGATTGGATCGGGGGGCATTGGCGCGACGAATGTCTTGCGCGCTTTGCAAAGTAGGGGCGTGAGTAACGCTAAACAAATGGCGCTATTAGTCTTAATCTTGGATCTCTTCAAAGGCATGTTCGCTGTTTTTTTAAGCAAATTGTTTGGGCTAGAGTATAGCTTGCAATGGATGGTCGCTATCGCTAGCATTTTAGGGCATTGTTATTCGCCTTTTTTAAATTTCAATGGAGGCAAGGGCGTTTCTACGATCATGGGATCTGTGGTGTTGCTTATCCCTATTGAAAGCTTGATCGGTTTAATGGTGTGGTTTTTTGTGGGTAAGGTGCTTAAAATCTCTTCACTCGCTAGCATTCTAGGGGTAGGCACAGCGACAATTCTTATCTTTTTTGTCCCCTATATGCACATCCCAGATAGCGTCAATATCCTTAAAGAAGTCGGCACGCAAACGCCGATGGTGTTAATCTTTATTTTTACCCTTATCAAGCATGCGGGCAATATTTTTAACTTGCTCGCTGGTAAGGAAAAGAAAGTCTTATGA
- a CDS encoding TonB-dependent receptor → MLRNQFRIVFVSCIVASSLQAKEEHTLGKVTTKGERTFEYNNKMYIDRKELQQRQSNQIRDIFRTRADVNVASGGLMAQKIYVRGIESHLLRVTIDGVAQNGNIFHHDANTVIDPNMIKEVEVIKGAANASAGPGAVAGKLSFTTIDANDFLRKNQTYGAKAEGAFYTNFGYRMNATAAYRGKNWDILAYYNHQNIFYYRDGNNAFRNLFHPNFDLQDPSNSDMSVGTPSETNSVLAKINGYINETDSISVSYNLTRDNSTRLLRPNTTSALSKANDPGSQPAPFVIDFGKELSHTINFNHNLSLKYKHEGGTNFNQPRIESTAFLGVRGGNYTPVVNPFAYNSNEPANPDYIPEVKDWCNNPDNISQCTQGAIRPYNGGYQIGYGAPNSIHWQGTSDSSGGAQAGYGQLNASMLSASANVYHGLVPKNPDYDMTPPNAQNPTANDWTLGNADAEGTLARRIFLINSGVNLKFTHPISEDYGNVFEYGVIYQNLSVFSGLDKGKNGYYKNNIDPNDPNGLGLPYRHYYTDQSSQYPQNLNTPNPLYRNMPQNSHAIGNIIGGFMQANYNLLSNVIVGAGTRYDIYTLLDKNGRTHVTSGFSPSATVLYNPIESIGLKVSYAYVTKGALPGDGVLMRDPTVIYQRNLRPAIGQNVEFNVDYNSKYFNVRGAAFYQVINNFINSYGQDTSKNGGGNATAKNMSGNLPETINIYGYEVSGNVRYKNFLGTFSVARSWPTARGHLLADTYALAATTGNVFILKADYDVRRWGLTLTWLSRFVTNMYYEGYSIYYPQYGLIKIHKPGYGVHNIFINWTPPYKKWQGLRISAVFNNILNKQYVDQTSVFQASADAPASDMIPKGKRMALPAPGFNARFEVSYQF, encoded by the coding sequence ATGCTTAGAAATCAATTTCGTATTGTGTTTGTCTCTTGTATTGTCGCTAGCAGTTTGCAAGCTAAGGAAGAACATACTTTGGGTAAGGTAACCACCAAGGGTGAAAGGACTTTTGAATATAACAATAAAATGTATATTGACAGAAAAGAGCTCCAGCAACGCCAAAGCAACCAGATCCGTGATATTTTTAGAACTAGGGCCGATGTGAATGTGGCCAGTGGGGGCTTGATGGCGCAAAAAATCTATGTTAGGGGGATTGAAAGCCATCTTTTAAGGGTAACGATTGATGGCGTCGCTCAAAATGGTAATATTTTCCACCATGACGCTAACACCGTGATCGATCCCAACATGATTAAAGAAGTGGAAGTGATTAAAGGTGCAGCGAACGCTTCAGCGGGGCCGGGTGCAGTGGCTGGTAAATTGTCTTTCACTACGATTGACGCTAACGACTTTTTAAGGAAAAATCAAACTTATGGCGCTAAAGCAGAAGGAGCCTTTTACACTAACTTTGGATACCGCATGAACGCTACCGCGGCTTATCGGGGGAAAAATTGGGACATTCTTGCGTATTACAACCACCAAAATATTTTCTATTACAGAGATGGGAACAACGCTTTTAGGAATCTCTTCCACCCTAATTTTGACTTGCAAGATCCGAGCAATAGCGATATGAGCGTAGGGACTCCTAGTGAAACCAATAGCGTTTTAGCTAAAATCAATGGCTATATCAACGAAACCGATAGCATTAGCGTGAGCTACAACCTCACACGGGACAATTCTACAAGGCTTTTACGCCCTAACACCACCTCAGCTCTTTCTAAAGCCAACGATCCAGGGAGCCAGCCGGCACCTTTTGTGATTGACTTTGGGAAAGAATTATCCCATACGATCAACTTCAACCACAATTTGAGCTTGAAATACAAGCATGAAGGCGGGACTAATTTTAACCAGCCACGCATTGAATCGACCGCCTTTTTAGGAGTAAGGGGAGGGAATTACACCCCTGTGGTGAATCCTTTCGCTTACAATTCTAATGAGCCAGCCAACCCGGATTACATCCCTGAAGTTAAGGATTGGTGTAATAACCCTGACAATATCAGCCAATGCACGCAAGGGGCTATCAGGCCTTATAATGGAGGCTATCAAATAGGCTATGGCGCGCCTAACTCTATCCATTGGCAAGGGACTAGCGATTCTAGTGGAGGGGCTCAAGCAGGATACGGGCAACTTAATGCTAGCATGCTTTCTGCAAGCGCGAATGTCTATCATGGGCTTGTGCCTAAAAACCCTGATTATGACATGACCCCCCCTAACGCTCAAAACCCTACTGCAAACGATTGGACTTTAGGGAATGCGGACGCTGAGGGGACTTTAGCGAGAAGGATTTTTTTAATCAACTCAGGCGTTAATCTTAAATTCACCCACCCCATTAGCGAAGATTATGGGAATGTGTTTGAATACGGCGTGATCTATCAAAATTTGAGCGTTTTCTCTGGCTTGGATAAAGGAAAAAACGGCTATTATAAAAACAATATTGATCCTAACGACCCTAATGGCTTGGGCTTGCCTTATCGCCACTACTACACCGATCAAAGCTCCCAATACCCCCAAAACTTGAACACGCCTAACCCGCTCTATCGTAACATGCCCCAAAATTCGCATGCAATCGGCAATATCATCGGAGGGTTTATGCAAGCGAACTATAATCTTTTAAGCAATGTGATCGTGGGTGCGGGAACTCGTTATGATATTTACACCTTGCTAGATAAAAACGGCCGCACGCATGTAACTTCTGGCTTTTCCCCTTCTGCAACCGTGCTTTATAACCCCATTGAAAGCATCGGCTTGAAAGTGAGCTATGCGTATGTAACTAAGGGGGCTTTACCGGGCGATGGCGTTTTGATGCGCGATCCTACGGTGATTTATCAAAGGAATTTACGCCCTGCGATCGGTCAAAATGTGGAATTTAATGTGGATTATAACAGCAAGTATTTCAATGTGCGTGGGGCAGCGTTCTATCAAGTGATCAATAACTTCATTAATAGTTATGGGCAAGACACTTCTAAAAATGGTGGGGGCAATGCGACGGCAAAAAACATGTCAGGGAATTTACCTGAAACCATTAATATCTATGGTTATGAAGTTTCAGGGAATGTGAGATATAAGAATTTCTTAGGGACTTTCTCAGTGGCTCGCTCTTGGCCGACGGCTAGAGGGCATTTATTAGCCGATACTTACGCTTTAGCTGCAACGACCGGGAATGTGTTTATTTTAAAAGCCGATTACGATGTTCGCAGGTGGGGTCTCACCTTGACTTGGCTCTCGCGCTTTGTAACTAACATGTATTATGAGGGCTATTCTATTTACTACCCACAATACGGCTTGATCAAAATCCATAAACCCGGCTATGGCGTGCATAATATCTTTATCAACTGGACTCCGCCTTATAAAAAATGGCAAGGGTTAAGGATTTCAGCCGTGTTTAACAATATCTTAAACAAGCAATATGTGGATCAAACTTCTGTGTTTCAAGCGAGCGCGGACGCTCCAGCAAGCGATATGATCCCTAAAGGCAAGCGCATGGCGCTACCGGCTCCTGGGTTTAATGCGCGCTTTGAAGTGTCCTATCAATTCTAA